In Vigna radiata var. radiata cultivar VC1973A unplaced genomic scaffold, Vradiata_ver6 scaffold_283, whole genome shotgun sequence, one genomic interval encodes:
- the LOC106779462 gene encoding protein trichome birefringence-like 42 — translation MQFEMVFTLWLCPLLLSSAFVWALAPPPPYQGCDFSQGKWVIDEPSSHPLYDASRDCPFIGQGFDCLRNGRPDNEYLNYRWKPSGCDLPRFDGKKFLERNTGKKIMFVGDSISNNMWQSLTCLLHIAVPNSTYISTTQTQQLLVFSFPEYKASIMWLKNGFLVDLVIDKEKGRILKLDTISSGDQWKGVDVLIFNSYHWWTHTGHSQAWDYFQIGTELIKDMDHMEAFKTGLTTWAKWVDSNIDPSKTRVLFQGIAASHVDKKGCLRQTKPEEGAMAAYPGVDIVKTVISNMANPVELLDITVLTQLRRDGHPSIYTGRGTSFDDCSHWCLAGVPDAWNEILYAVLLGN, via the exons ATGCAATTTGAAATGGTGTTCACACTGTGGTTGTGTCCTCTGCTCCTATCCTCAGCTTTTGTATGGGCACTGGCACCTCCTCCACCATACCAAGGATGCGATTTTTCTCAGGGAAAATGGGTCATTGATGAACCCTCTTCCCACCCTCTCTATGATGCTTCAAGGGACTGTCCTTTCATTGGCCAAGGATTTGATTGCTTAAGAAATGGCAGACCAGATAATGAGTACCTCAACTATAGATGGAAGCCCTCTGGTTGTGACCTTCCAAG GTTTGATGGTAAGAAGTTCTTGGAGAGAAACACAGGAAAGAAGATAATGTTTGTGGGGGACTCCATAAGTAACAACATGTGGCAGTCACTCACTTGTTTGCTTCACATTGCAGTCCCAAACTCAACTTACATTTCAACAACTCAGACACAGCAACTTCTTGTGTTTTCGTTTCCG GAGTATAAAGCTTCAATCATGTGGTTGAAAAATGGGTTCTTAGTGGATTTGgttattgataaagaaaaaggcAGGATTTTGAAGTTGGACACCATTAGCTCTGGGGATCAGTGGAAAGGAGttgatgttttgattttcaattctTACCATTGGTGGACTCATACAGGACACTCTCAAGC GTGGGATTACTTTCAAATAGGAACTGAACTGATCAAGGACATGGATCACATGGAAGCTTTCAAGACTGGACTCACTACTTGGGCTAAATGGGTTGATTCTAACATTGACCCTTCAAAGACTAGAGTTTTGTTTCAGGGAATTGCTGCTTCTCATGTTGA CAAAAAGGGGTGCCTAAGGCAAACTAAACCAGAGGAAGGAGCAATGGCAGCATATCCTGGTGTGGATATTGTGAAGACAGTTATCAGTAACATGGCAAATCCTGTAGAATTGCTAGACATCACTGTGCTTACACAACTGAGGAGAGATGGTCACCCCTCTATCTACACAGGGCGTGGCACTTCTTTTGATGACTGTAGTCACTGGTGTCTGGCTGGTGTTCCTGATGCTTGGAATGAAATTTTGTATGCTGTTCTACTTGGAAATTAG